The Ovis aries strain OAR_USU_Benz2616 breed Rambouillet chromosome 6, ARS-UI_Ramb_v3.0, whole genome shotgun sequence genome includes a window with the following:
- the C6H4orf36 gene encoding uncharacterized protein C4orf36 homolog — MAYGLQRKNGVEKLLRCNCYKVQEPWELALLTQTWYTKLANIKLPFLEEIAFGSCVHLKKCKTIKDGLLPSAESIQCEREYEMKRLNNLKCQENAAKKIQFSLREGPVGLRRPLPPK; from the exons ATGGCTTATGGCTTGCAAAGAAAGAATGGAGTAGAAAAGCTTTTGCGGTGCAATTGTTATAAAGT ACAGGAACCCTGGGAACTTGCGCTACTCACACAGACGTGGTACACAAAACTAGCCAACATCAAGTTGCCTTTCTTGGAAGAAATTGCATTTGGTAGCTGTGTACACCTCAAAAAATGCAAAACCATTAAGGATGGTCTGCTCCCTTCAGCAGAAT ccatCCAATGTGAAAGGGAGTATGAAATGAAGCGCTTGAATAACCTGAAATGTCAGGAAAATGCAGCTAAGAAAATTCAGTTTTCCCTAAGGGAAGGGCCAGTTGGCTTGAGAAGACCTCTTCCACCTAAGTGA